The region cctacttTGTGAACTACCTGGATGTTGCTATAAAGAATAATcacatcaaatttcattgaagtaaACCACAACCATGCCGCAGCGGGCGGAGGTTGCAGCGGTCCCCAGATATTGTGAAaacttgcatatttttttttactgaaagatacataataattgaccaaaagtatgcacgaaatctATAAATTTCTCTTTACAATATGCAAAAGCGGCCCCGATGATTAGCTCAGAACAGCACAACACCAGAATTGTGTAGTCCTTCttggctccagagatcgagtaatggtcagaatatatcacatcagcataattGACATACACTTCTACAATACTCATGCCTGCAtgatgttgcctctttgtcagaaataatataaccgtcacacattttgaattaattggagcccaacttatAATATCATCAATCCTAAgttaatccaaatgaaatgttatgcacctttcttaggagctggggCACTGGTCAATCGATGTTTATTCTGTTAACATAGTATTACACTTATACCCtactacaatacaataatttctgttgattgaaatattctgacaaagcaatgaaggaaatgtttctttacatatcaaagactagtaaattgaaaatgaattgaacttaaattgatttccttaaaaaaagaaactcggaaagagctggttgcacttagttattacatcatgaagatgataagattttaagggcataagggtttgtcaagttgtttcaaggtattcttgcaataccatgataccacactaaacgcattcgacgtctatctctgttaatctattttgttcctaaataagcatcttaatttatttaatgttatagatacagacttttcaaaataaagaacccaTTAAAAAATGAGACTTCTACGATTCTAGTCGCTTTTAGTGTATTTTAGCTacatgttgaccttttgacctttccctgaccttgtcttgaccctaatatcttctggataatgACCTCTGAAGGTGAACTTATTAATATCGaaaatacaaacatgaaaaagaaaagaaagaacccccggaaaatagctttcttaacaccttcggtgtaatttgccatatatacaatgtaacgaaagtttgttgaccttttgctatttccggtcataacttttttacgggaggtcaagagtatatgattgtgtacacttttttgttcagtataaccagACAAACAATTCGATGTATAACTCGACACAatcggggcaattccaaaaattgacccctattgaccccattttgacccctcacatggtcaagatgaccattagaaatttgtcaccaagttgaaagttgatccttgtgatgtcaccaatcacataaaagtgaaaaatcagacttagccaatttgtcgaagtagccggtaaatcatgacatatgctgcctgactaatGCACCTTTtactttgaatttcaaaataaataaattctacTTACACTCATATCACATTCAATGATCGAAACAGCATCACTGGGTTTAGTTTCAAGAACTTCTAGCTCATAGATCtaagacattttaaaagaataaagcatatttatatatcattatAAAATTCATCCATAACAGAAACTTTTTCAAACTCTAATCCTATGACATAATCATCGAcaatgtaaaaataagaaagactCTTTAAATACAGTCATAATCATTAAATACTAAGACATTAAAATAAACACAACcagttaaatatttttaaaaaattttcaaaatatatggTTTTtctatgaaatacattttttttttaaatatgtgacAATGCGTCGGAAAAGTATTTCACATGTACATATGCCTGAATGACAGTAATTTCACTTAGATCTGATTATCTATTTGGCAAAGAGAAGATTAGTCAGTGAATATCAATGAAAAGATTTTTCATACAGAGCCAGCACTTGGCATAACGAGTCAAAAATTTTGATGGGCCAGACATGGATAAGTGCAAAAAGCTGTTTTTTAACCTTTTAGATACAAAACTCAAATTGTgatcaattttgaaatattcagataatatttcagtttttcctttccttttctttttctccttttttttcattggtcCTATTTGGGGGTCTCAATGTGGGCTAGCAGGGATAACAATATCAAGTGTAAATACATTGTATGTCATTAAGTTAGACATTACCTTATCATTATATTTGATAGCCACCATATCACCTTTGGTCAGACAAGCAAATCCTCGTAAGATGTTCTCCAGACTGTTGGTTTAATGGTTGGTTAAGGAAACATAGGCTTTAAAAAAGAGATCTAATATCTATCAAAGAACCAATCAACACAACATTCAATATTCAAAGAGGTAAATAAAGGTACCAAAATGGTCTTTTATGCTATTTTAACACACTCGTGTATTAATTAATTTCTCAAGCAAGAGCAAATATACAGTCAAACTGGGGGGGGTACACACCTTAGAATGGATAAAGGAAATACATTGTAAAGCAAGACTAAAAATGAACATAACCACAACAATATATTTGCTAAAAATGTAGTGCATGTACaggtagaaaatattttgatttaattttgaaaatttgaaatccTATGATTAAACaccaaaatgacaaaattatttGACATAATTATAAAGGATACACTGCCTTGGGATTTGATATGTCAAGGAAGTCGACTGACTGaggttgaaattttgaatacGTTGCAACAGGCAAACCATTGGCTTCTACTTGGATGTTCAATAAATCACCCTCATCAAGTAATAAGTTCTGCATCATCTGGAAAATCATCAACAAAAATTGATTACTACATTCATAAATGCAAAGAGAAATGGTGTAAGgagagacacacacacaaaaaagggggaatatACTAGAATATGGTTGAAAATTATTCATAAGAAATGTTTTCACATCAATTACTGATGAAAAGATGATTGGGTAGGAAGgtaggaaggaaggaagggtgGAATATCAAGATAAGCTAACAAAGTAAGGATTTATACACAGGTGTCATCAAAATACCATCAAGTGCTTGAAAAGTAGAATATCATTGGAAATACAGtattattattcacaaaactaCTAATAACACTGTTCtttatgatataaataattGGTGAGTCGAGGTGAAAATTATTCATAAGAAATGTTTTCACATCAATTACTGATGAAAAGATGATTGGGTAGGAAGgtaggaaggaaggaagggtgGAATATCAAGATAAGCTAACAAAGTAAGGATTTATACACAGGTGTCATCAAAATACCATCAAGTGCTTGAAAAGTAGAATATCATTGGAAATACGTGCATGGTATTATTCACAAAACTACTAATAACACTGTTCTTTATGATATGATTGGTGAGTCGAGGTATATGGGTTCTCagtatttatttcttgaaatgctAAGGTACCTTATTGGCAGAGCATGCTGAAGGTGGGGTAATAGCACTTGAAAGCATTCGTACTcaacgctatataaatgttgcaccatattcattgtattattaatatcatcctcctcatcatcatctattgttattgttattgctGTTGTGGTTAAGTTATCAATTCTTCTCAATACACTGATtgatatgatatacatgtattatttttgtagacattttgtttttaatttacagTGAATTACTTACCCAGTATGGGAGATATACTTTGCCTTCGTCTGCTACAAACTCTAAGACTCCACAATGTGTTGTCCTGTTTGCTTTCTTGTTTGTGAGCTTGAATAACATTGGGTATTCAATGTGAAGCCGTGCTGTATGGTGAAAAATAAGTCACATTACTTCTCACAGACTGGCACTGACttgtcaataataataatagtaaacatCACTTGTAGTATTACCAGTTAGCATTTTCTGACTAACATGCAAAGAACAATATTGGTTtattatatatgatatatacaaGTTAACAGAATGAACAAATGCTAATGGCACATGAAATGTACTAAAGTGTGGCGTTATTTTCACCATTTGAACAAATATAAACCTTTACTTTTGTAGGGCTAATTATTGTCACATCTGATTTGCTGTCAAGAAGAAAAGGCATTGTTGAACCCAAGCCatgtataaaatgacaaaaaaataattggtgAATAGAATGAAAAGGGCTTGCAAggaaagtttgaaaaattatttagaattcCATTCTTATGTCCATGGCAGACTATGTaagtaacataaataaaaaatattaaaaaacaattgGCTAAGGTATTTAATCCTTTATCATTGTGAATGCTCCAGGGCTGGAGAGTCATAGCCTTACAAGCAGATGATTCAAAGATTTTTGTTCCTGCCTTACATGTCATCCAATTCACTGGGTAAAAGTTAGAAATGACTTATTAGTTGACTTACTTACTTGGATACTTTCCTTCCCCCAAGATTATGTAACTTAAATTTCCTTTAATCtacacagaaaaatcaaatttgtatttttcaaaaaaaaaaccaactccaaaattacatgtatacttaCATAAAGTGTCAAGGGCAGACGGTGGCATTATAACTGCAAAAATAATGTGAAACAAGAATCAATATTAATCGTTTTAAAACTAGAAACACAATACTAAACAATTAATTACctacaaatgaaatgaaaatcattatcaGTAGCAAATACTATTGCattattttctaatattttaAAGTACACCAATTACTaattttaaagacttttcaAAGGAAGAAAACAACACATGCTGATCTTGAACTTATTCTCAACAgtataaattgtgttttcatttgattgataagatgaaaatcaattaagaaAAAGTTTCATTTTTAAGTTCAGAAAGCCAAAGTCCTGAGGATTCCCCGAGTAATTTGCCAAAACAGATGGACATACTGAAGGTTAGTATTTTCATTTCTACACTTATTGCAAAGGAATATTATGGATATTAACATAACAAAGTAACCTCACTGTAAATGTCCTTAAAGAGAATGTTTATGATTGGGATGTTTTTAAGTTTATCATATCATAGCCTATAAACATAACAAATCATCActcaagtacatgtagataatgtCAAACATTTTCGCAATTTTTGGTTAAATATGTAAATTGAATATAAAGTCTTAATAAAAAGGTTGTTAACTTCCTAAATTAAGAGCTTTTGTCCCTATTATAAACAGAAAGTGTCCTATCACACAAATCTTGGtattcttcttactttttcctcCTCTTTCTACATCTTCTCTGTATGTCCCAGACAGCATAGACACAGAAAAACATTTGTATTGTGTCTTGAACTGGTGATGAAATGAGGCAAATGAGTTGAATCCAAACTGTACaaacaaagaaattaaaataaaatttgatttcctacatgtatttgtaataaACTCAACTTTCTGTTGGGGTGGTCTTGCATTTAATAATGtatttcacctttttctctctctttcattgaATTCTCCCTCTTGTTTCCCAACATGGTTATGGCGGATCCAGCTAAGGGCACATTAGGCctgtaccccctcccccttttgagaggcaccCAAAAACATTTGAGGGATATATGTCATGCATACAAACAGAGGACATTTTATTGTGTGTGTTAATTTTTTCCTGGAACAATATGTCCTCAAATTGGGAGTGAAAACCTCCCTATTTTTTCCTTGTACATTTCTAGGATCCACCTCTGATggaacttttcttttctttttgctaaacatgtatatatgatgcaccacgccgtacaccggggtacggcgttgtgcagcaccatctcgtgttgtaatagtgtacactgttgtcatggtgatcacggtcgtacgataggtgcgacaatcatgacaatgatgggGACAATGATAACAacgcctatttcctttctttgatacaatcttATGTCAATATTAgtaaacaaatagaataaagttatcatttgcatgcattaattgttacataagatcactaaaaagaaaaaaaaatctgtacaaaacattaaaatatacttgtacacatttttggtaacccagggtacagcacaaaaaataaaataaataattcaacaaaatggcggattattatttggtaacccagggtaccaaatactgcatcatataccaagcaatcctcaaattggcaagaATCTAAAGTAGGATATTACAAACATAAAGAACAACGTAAATGCAGAGGTATAGAATTTCTAAAGCGTAGAGGTATATACTAAAAATCTTTAAGAacatttacttaaaaaaaagaatgggtCACATGAGTGTGAAGCACCTGTCTAACCAGTTGGCATCTGCAGTTTAACAGCTTGGTCAAATAAAGAGCAGATTACATTTCTAAAATTAACCCAAATACTATACAAGTACATAAAAAAGTTTTCTAAGGCTCTAGCAAGAATCGCAATAATCAAAACATGTtgtggcatacatgtacatattctgACAAGAATGATCACTAAACACCCAACAACAATAACATCTGCCATCAATTGCATGTGATCACACTGAGTGGTTAAAGCCAAGGTACATGTTCATGCTGCACCATTGCATTGTTATACAATATATGTTCGAAGAATCCAGCCATTGTCTTGCAAGTATTTTATATCTTCAGTTAACAAAAGCATTTACAATGTATTCCGCTGAAATTAAACCTGACATTTGACAATTGTGATTTTAAACCAAAAAAACAAACTTGACCACAGTAACAAGCCTGGAATTTGACATGTGCCTCCATTCAACATGGCAAACCTATAAACATGTCAGCACAGTCAATCACAACACACACCAAACACATATATGGGCCTACAcagtagacaggaataaccatcgtttctgggtatttattcaacaatttctgacataaGTGAGTGCAGCCAACGTcattcagcggaacaaccaaatacagagactgagGCTTTTGGTCTTACACGCCGCCATCTTGtcttctattgttcttcacctaTGATA is a window of Lytechinus variegatus isolate NC3 chromosome 2, Lvar_3.0, whole genome shotgun sequence DNA encoding:
- the LOC121409029 gene encoding ubiquitin recognition factor in ER-associated degradation protein 1-like encodes the protein MFGFNSFASFHHQFKTQYKCFSVSMLSGTYREDVERGGKIIMPPSALDTLSRLHIEYPMLFKLTNKKANRTTHCGVLEFVADEGKVYLPYWMMQNLLLDEGDLLNIQVEANGLPVATYSKFQPQSVDFLDISNPKAVLENILRGFACLTKGDMVAIKYNDKIYELEVLETKPSDAVSIIECDMSVEFAQPVDYVEPQIPKAKEHQQEEMQVDNTDYSQYIDASKFRAFQGEGHRLDGKKKNVEYKPVIPPEDIPQRGIPNYDYKKGTLTFIRRIRPSAASNGVGTDEPDSFEAFKGDGKKLRTKTRTK